A region from the Osmerus eperlanus chromosome 11, fOsmEpe2.1, whole genome shotgun sequence genome encodes:
- the LOC134029175 gene encoding uncharacterized protein LOC134029175 isoform X1, whose amino-acid sequence MLVTMLTAMYMMVRVAESLGMRFARQPDPLPFMVSQPLPWQVHSVSHSRRSSRTEEYEGQRRNSMGVYRKNFFSTATMAASLAIPCLLSCPDSTASNGHPASLAAAPLSPVEADKAAATIQTQYRKYQQKKHKDTK is encoded by the exons ATGCTGGTCACCATGCTGACAGCCATGTACATGATGGTCCGGGTAGCTGAATCG TTAGGGATGCGTTTTGCCCGCCAGCCTGATCCACTGCCCTTCATGGtgtcccagcctctcccctggcAGGTCCACTCAGTATcacacagcaggaggagcagcagaacagaggag TATGAAGGCCAGAGGAGGAACAGCATGGGAGTTTACAGAAAGA ACTTCTTCTCCACTGCCACCATGGCTGCCTCTTTGGCAATCCCCTGTCTCCTGTCGTGCCCAGACTCCACGGCCAGCAACGGGCACCCCGCCTCGTTGGCCGCCGCCCCGCTCAGCCCCGTGGAGGCCGACAAGGCTGCCGCCACCATCCAAACTCAGTACAGGAAGTACCAGCAGAAGAAGCATAAAGATACCAagtag
- the LOC134029296 gene encoding putative uncharacterized protein DDB_G0290521 produces the protein MVHFDLKHPLRNLTCRNSFWIQANKMKLLKEMWKSVSTNMEGTFPQLIGVAMVLAPRNPPQSMSSMPGVVPQAAPTRLPLTTPTRLPLTTPTRLPLTTPTRLPSTTPTRLPLTTPTRLPSTTSTGLPLTTPTGLASTTPTGLPLTTPTGLASTTPTGLPSKALTRLPSTTPTRLPSKAPTRLPLIIPQMASKGRLGYEPQPPTQAKPQGHKRRSGRRLKLSEMDLSRETYQHPILSSFGGTTLPDCSSKPLTLVGQKIFPLLPEIQQRGDFK, from the exons ATGGTTCATTTCGACTTGAAACACCCGTTGAGGAACCTAACGTGCAg AAATTCCTTTTGGATACAAGCCAATAAGATGAAATTGCTGAAAGAAATGTGGAAGAGTGTCTCCACAAACATGGAAGGGACTTTTCCTCAACTTATTGGTGTTGCCATGGTGTTGGCGCCCAGGAACCCTCCCCAAAGTATGAGCAGCATGCCAGGTGTCGTCCCCCAAGCAGCCCCCACCAGGCTGCCCTTGACGACCCCCACCAGGCTGCCCTTGACGACCCCCACCAGGCTGCCCTTGACGACCCCCACCAGGCTGCCCTCGACGACCCCCACCAGGCTGCCCTTGACGACCCCCACCAGGCTGCCCTCGACGACCTCCACCGGGCTGCCCTTGACGACCCCCACCGGGCTGGCCTCGACGACCCCCACCGGGCTGCCCTTGACGACCCCCACTGGGCTGGCCTCGACAACCCCCACCGGGCTGCCCTCGAAGGCCCTCACCAGGCTGCCCTCAACGACCCCCACCAGGCTGCCCTCGAAGGCCCCCACCAGGCTGCCCTTGATCATCCCCCAGATGGcctccaaggggaggttagggtatgagccccagcctcccacccAAGCCAAGCCTCAAGGCCACAAGCGCCGCTCCGGCCGCCGACTGAAGCTGTCAGAGATGGACCTGTCCAGGGAGACCTACCAGCACCCCATCCTGAGCTCGTTCGGTGGCACCACCCTACCAGACTGCAGCAGCAAACCCCTGACCCTTGTGGGTCAGAAGATCTTCCCCCTCCTGCCTGAGATCCAGCAGCGGGGGGACTTCAAGTAA
- the si:dkey-202l22.6 gene encoding interferon-induced very large GTPase 1, with translation MSVNRKTLSIKSYSSKKKKLPVDKAQEVLLRLGLQTFWTAPLDLSDMLDISTWSLENQPPLEAKHLPRTFLQGLWLLNHQARSPYFLGCSDAPTDTPEGETLQGLSKAESTSVNPLDLVMAVYMSASSLLQQEMTVRMVQCHFAFPLVLPVMGPARYPKPCFLLWPLRAVVGQWKSYVSLGEKKLQEGDLASTEMPLVSCIKLGHCRASKSLVLSHLVRGPRGQSEVFLHRGMEGGLQPRRLANGLVELDWVLPSGDPSLDVFPEPLAVANLRGDAAIHEMQLTFLCRVSSAVVVFCGNLGLKERQLLASWKGLASQLILINMADSVEVEGDTVADVGLAGEKVMEGLGLPEGAVLSGWGVTESELADKLREALNNLLRDRLKCTTLEAVGRVAEDLGMCVDEGVVCRKASALAEEVLKGLEEEGLALYRQKQLPLQGPLWKKLAGLEKEESRQKGAGEGISQQLLMEKQDLRNNLGSYKMTEAMRVFTDSLSTADQLERAYFLSWMKLRLVAKQRGQHPNLRHVSKLENRPIRREEGLYEEIMMGINQELYNDDDEDHLKTYSSEKKVKQEEKMQIEEGLSNGQVDKGVSENGSVEVSEKMDNSGNRHETELNERRKMDSSEDENMDTIPEAFPFTLGLEHFLREMGLIFELTHSSPSSGTHNVLRLPSVAADLLLQGVPLEILDGDASNVPCQWLSSVLDELNRRLSKDGVRVRALTSLGVQEPRNAEVFSAVFGVNFPQRPKELQCPRGVYLLGLRLPDNLRKDMECDLLLMMDVQGLCAPGLADDGERLVHYNEMATFVTGLSDVILLNLPPDKVEGKNPSLLVMVNALLLSKRSGTMPVSQVLTQGVGTDTKQQSLQLSQVIQILETEAEENGTLPVPEKNVEKENNNDTKHQNKKMNGPSVLLIGSWQSSSLTATVGADYSSSVLHLKQSIFQALGRSAKSKALGLPEFKAHMCTVWNVVKAEDFAIRFQNTEVAEAFCLLCSELSLWEGVLQEHMEVWFSGAQQRILACKASALEQGELDDTLGELKEEARSKVKSEVDKIRTRLEQYLRKDDLHRDYIYTYRANFTMDPLQEKVTNEIIMKLESAQENHDSTTQIMTFQNIMEVEQEAKIHSLVESCKINNILLQDNQLEEEFEGIWTKALSNFDFRPSENKDIPARVIELLTNNLISRGLHKHLKKVEAICTEKPETFIVNDEYFGYRCRLKHMFEENNKLQRLEANNLASKIVKEYNDFVAEKNTLFSYFSVSYITEVLNNIDKAMKTKAIEIRSAFEVDLKVYLCQQACHDFQDMHAKDRNLLGHLNSQKDQHLATFIYQFRKRDQAWRLAHAFTDMVFRPAALNYIYSPLGECVLEEMMSGDDGQQYKSPQSFNLRLLEELLEEDCFESFLEYILSYDSFCLKRLQARVQAHLSRSAILEEWWQRRLGEVVGKMALAVSQTSDVFGRGLSDTKLLLEKVCLTLEADGEVEVSREGLEGPLFHITTNWDRFVTCLMEAVAEMRLALSQEFSKTIKVVQFLQALPVPPHDRLLHRVRGCQEQCPFCRAPCEMGVDEHTVHRTPLHRPEGLLAYTSNNCLSHSDCPCNMAGDNQVLNKDTQFQTRPSEEHQSLYPEEIIPEEEPDIQAPSPSTYWRYVMARFNSRFAGEFKSEPAQLPQGWDKISRQEALDSLRRIYRAEQC, from the exons ATGTCTGTGAACCGCAAGACCCTGTCTATCAAAAGCTACAGCAGCAAGAAGAAGA AGTTGCCAGTGGACAAGGCCCAAGAGGTTCTATTGAGGCTGGGCCTGCAGACCTTCTGGACCGCCCCTTTGGATCTGTCAGACATGTTGGACATCAGCACCTGGAGCCTGGAGAACCAGCCCCCTCTAGAGGCCAAACACCTGCCCCGCACCTTCCTCCAGGGACTCTGGCTGCTCAACCATCAAGCGCGTAGCCCATATTTCCTGGGTTGCTCTGATGCCCCCACAGACACCCCAGAAGGAGAGACCCTCCAAGGGCTAAGCAAAGCTGAGAGCACCTCTGTCAACCCCCTGGATCTGGTGATGGCTGTCTACATGTCAGCCAGCAGCTTACTGCAGCAGGAGATGACTGTGCGGATGGTGCAGTGCCACTTTGCATTTCCCCTGGTTCTACCTGTCATGGGCCCGGCTCGGTACCCAAAGCCTTGCTTCCTCCTCTGGCCCCTGAGGGCCGTGGTGGGGCAGTGGAAGTCCTACGTCTCCCTGGGGGAAAAGAAGCTCCAGGAGGGGGACCTGGCAAGCACAGAGATGCCCCTGGTCTCCTGTATCAAGCTGGgccactgcagagcctccaaGTCCCTGGTGCTGAGTCATCTTGTGCGGGGGCCCCGGGGACAGAGCGAGGTGTTCCTCCACCGGGGAATGGAGGGTGGCCTGCAGCCTAGGAGGCTGGCCAACGGGCTGGTGGAGCTGGACTGGGTCCTCCCATCTGGAGACCCATCACTGGATGTCTTCCCCGAGCCTCTGGCGGTAGCCAACCTTCGTGGGGATGCAGCCATTCACGAGATGCAGCTCACATTTCTGTGTCGTGTCTCCTCCGCTGTGGTGGTGTTCTGTGGAAACCTCGGCTTGAAGGAGAGACAGCTGCTCGCTTCCTGGAAGGGTTTGGCCAGCCAGCTCATCCTCATCAACATGGCGGACTCTGTGGAAGTTGAGGGGGACACGGTAGCTGACGTGGGATTGGCTGGTGAGAAGGTGATGGAGGGGCTAGGTCTACCTGAGGGGGCGGTGCTTTCAGGATGGGGAGTCACTGAGTCGGAGCTTGCTGACAAGTTAAGAGAGGCCCTGAATAACCTGTTGCGTGATAGGCTAAAATGCACAACCTTAGAAGCAGTGGGGCGTGTGGCAGAGGacctgggtatgtgtgtggatgagggggtggTGTGTAGGAAGGCCTCGGCCCTGGCGGAAGAGGTCCTGAAAggactggaggaagaggggttAGCCCTGTATAGACAGAAGCAGCTACCTTTGCAGGGCCCTCTCTGGAAGAAGCTAGCagggctggagaaggaggagagcaggcagaagggggcaggagaggggattaGTCAGCAGCTGCTGATGGAGAAGCAGGATCTTCGGAATAATCTGGGTAGCTATAAAATGACTGAAGCCATGCGGGTTTTCACTGATAGCCTGTCCACTGCTGATCAGCTTGAGAGAGCCTACTTCTTGAGCTGGATGAAACTGAGACTTGTGGCTAAGCAGAGGGGACAGCATCCTAATCTCCGCCACGTAAGCAAGCTAGAAAATCGACCaatcaggagggaggaggggctttACGAGGAAATAATGATGGGAATTAATCAAGAGTtatataatgatgatgatgaagatcatTTGAAGACGTACTCATCTGAGAAGAAGGTGAAACAGGAGGAGAAGATGCAGATTGAAGAAGGCCTCTCTAATGGCCAGGTCGACAAGGGGGTGTCGGAGAATGGAAGTGTAGAGGTCTCAGAGAAAATGGACAACTCAGGGAACAGACATGAAACTGAACTGAATGAAAGACGCAAAATGGATTCCTCTGAGGATGAGAATATGGACACGATACCAGAAGCCTTTCCATTCACCCTGGGCCTGGAGCATTTCCTGAGAGAGATGGGTCTGATCTTTGAACTGACCCACAGTAGTCCAAGCAGTGGGACCCACAATGTGTTGCGGCTCCCCAGCGTGGCAGCAGATCTCCTCCTCCAAGGAGTGCCCTTGGAGATCCTGGACGGAGATGCCTCCAACGTGCCTTGCCAATGGCTCAGCAGTGTTCTTGACGAGCTCAATCGCCGCCTCTCTAAAGATGGAGTACGCGTCCGAGCCTTGACCAGTCTTGGCGTCCAGGAACCCAGGAACGCAGAGGTTTTCTCTGCTGTTTTCGGAGTGAACTTTCCCCAACGACCTAAAGAGCTCCAGTGCCCCAGAGGTGTGTATCTACTGGGCCTGCGTCTCCCTGACAACCTCAGAAAGGACATGGAGTGTGACTTATTATTAATGATGGACGTGCAGGGACTGTGTGCTCCAGGATTGGCTGATGATGGTGAAAGGCTGGTCCATTACAATGAGATGGCCACATTTGTGACAGGTTTGAGTGATGTCATCCTACTCAACCTGCCCCCTGACAAGGTCGAAGGAAAGAATCCCAGCCTACTAGTAATGGTGAATGCCCTCCTCCTTAGCAAGCGCTCCGGCACCATGCCTGTATCCCAGGTCCTCACCCAGGGTGTGGGCACAGACACCAAGCAGCAGAGCCTGCAGCTGAGCCAGGTGATCCAGATCCTGGAGACGGAAGCCGAGGAGAACGGAACCTTGCCTGTGCCTGAGAAAAACGtagagaaggaaaacaacaacgaTACTAAACACCAGAACAAAAAGATGAACGGTCCTTCAGTCCTGCTGATTGGGTCATGGCAGAGCTCCTCCCTCACTGCCACTGTGGGTGCGGACTACAGCTCATCTGTTCTCCATCTTAAACAGAGTATTTTCCAGGCCTTGGGGAGATCTGCTAAATCCAAAGCTTTGGGTTTGCCAGAATTCAAGGCACACATGTGCACAGTGTGGAATGTGGTGAAGGCTGAGGACTTTGCCATTCGGTTTCAGAACACTGAGGTGGCTGAGGCCTTCTGCCTGCTGTGTTCTGAGCTCTCCCTGTGGGAGGGGGTCTTGCAGGAACACATGGAGGTCTGGTTCTCCGGGGCCCAACAGAGGATCCTGGCCTGCAAGGcctctgctctggagcagggagAGTTGGATGACACACTGGGGGAACTGAAGGAGGAggccaggtcaaaggtcaaatccGAAGTGGACAAGATCCGGACCAGATTGGAGCAGTATCTGAGGAAAGACGACCTTCACAGGGATTATATCTACACATACAGGGCCAACTTCACAATGGACCCGTTACAGGAAAAGGTGACCAACGAGATAATCATGAAGTTGGAGTCGGCACAAGAGAATCACGACTCCACTACGCAGATAATGACCTTCCAGAACATCATGGAAGTGGAGCAAGAGGCCAAGATACATTCTTTGGTGGAGAGCTGCAAGATCAACAACATTCTCCTGCAAGACAATCAGCTAGAGGAGGAGTTTGAGGGCATATGGACCAAGGCTTTGTCCAACTTTGATTTCAGGCCTTCAGAAAATAAAGACATCCCTGCCAGGGTGATTGAGCTGCTCACAAACAATCTGATCAGCAGAGGGCTTCACAAGCACTTGAAGAAGGTGGAAGCCATCTGCACAGAAAAAccagagactttcattgttaATGACGAATACTTTGGATACCGGTGCAGACTAAAGCATATGTttgaggaaaacaacaagctacAAAGGCTTGAGGCCAACAATCTGGCTTCCAAGATTGTTAAGGAGTACAACGACTTTGTGGCAGAGAAAAACACATTATTTTCTTACTTCTCTGTCAGCTACATCACTGAAGTACTGAATAACATTGACAAAGCCATGAAGACTAAGGCCATAGAGATCCGCTCTGCGTTTGAAGTGGACCTGAAGGTCTACCTCTGCCAGCAAGCCTGCCACGACTTCCAAGATATGCATGCAAAAGACAGAAACCTGCTGGGCCACCTGAACAGTCAGAAGGACCAGCATCTGGCAACGTTCATCTACCAATTCAGGAAGAGGGACCAGGCCTGGAGGTTGGCCCATGCATTCACCGACATGGTGTTCAGACCGGCTGCCCTGAACTACATCTACAGTCCGCTGGGGGAGTGTGTCCTGGAGGAGATGATGAGCGGGGACGATGGCCAGCAGTACAAGTCACCCCAGTCCTTCAACCTGCGCCTCCTGGAGGAGCTCCTGGAGGAAGACTGCTTTGAGAGCTTCCTGGAGTATATCCTCTCCTATGACAGCTTCTGCCTGAAGAGGCTGCAAGCCAGGGTCCAGGCCCACCTGTCCCGGTCAGCCATCTTGGAAGAATGGTGGCAGCGGCGCCTAGGTGAGGTGGTGGGAAAGATGGCATTGGCCGTGAGCCAGACGTCGGATGTTTTTGGCAGGGGGCTGAGCGACACCAAGCTGCTCCTGGAGAAGGTGTGTCTGACGCTGGAGGCAGACGGGGAAGTGGAGGTGAGCAGGGAAGGCCTAGAGGGGCCTCTTTTCCACATCACCACCAACTGGGACCGCTTTGTCACCTGTCTTATGGAGGCCGTGGCCGAGATGCGTCTGGCCCTCTCCCAGGAGTTCTCCAAGACCATCAAGGTAGTCCAGTTCCTCCAGGCACTGCCTGTCCCACCCCACGACAGACTCCTCCACCGGGTCAGAGGGTGCCAGGAGCAGTGTCCGTTCTGCAGGGCACCCTGCGAGATGGGCGTGGATGAGCACACGGTTCACAGAACTCCACTCCACAGGCCTGAAGGCCTGCTCGCTTACACCTCCAACAACTGCCTCTCCCACTCTGACTGCCCATGCAACATGGCCGGGGATAACCAGGTTCTGAACAAAGATACACAGTTCCAGACCAGGCCTTCAGAAGAGCACCAGTCCCTCTACCCTGAAGAGATCATTCCAGAAGAGGAGCCTGACATTCAGGCCCCAAGCCCCAGCACCTACTGGAG ATACGTTATGGCGAGGTTCAACAGCAGGTTTGCAGGAGAGTTCAAGAGCGAGCCAGCCCAGCTGCCCCAAGGCTGGGACAAGATCAGCCGACAGGAGGCGCTAGACAGCCTTAGAAGGATCTACCGCGCAGAGCAATGCTAA
- the LOC134029175 gene encoding uncharacterized protein LOC134029175 isoform X2 — translation MLVTMLTAMYMMVRVAESLGMRFARQPDPLPFMVSQPLPWQVHSVSHSRRSSRTEEYEGQRRNSMGVYRKNSTASNGHPASLAAAPLSPVEADKAAATIQTQYRKYQQKKHKDTK, via the exons ATGCTGGTCACCATGCTGACAGCCATGTACATGATGGTCCGGGTAGCTGAATCG TTAGGGATGCGTTTTGCCCGCCAGCCTGATCCACTGCCCTTCATGGtgtcccagcctctcccctggcAGGTCCACTCAGTATcacacagcaggaggagcagcagaacagaggag TATGAAGGCCAGAGGAGGAACAGCATGGGAGTTTACAGAAAGA ACTCCACGGCCAGCAACGGGCACCCCGCCTCGTTGGCCGCCGCCCCGCTCAGCCCCGTGGAGGCCGACAAGGCTGCCGCCACCATCCAAACTCAGTACAGGAAGTACCAGCAGAAGAAGCATAAAGATACCAagtag
- the si:dkey-202l22.3 gene encoding 7 transmembrane receptor domain-containing protein, with amino-acid sequence MEVFLEEDLIGSNGTHAGTAQNQSGPLDMFSGMELLLRFKPLFLPLYCLLVAVAGVGNCFLLACIMADKKLHNATNFFIGNLAAGDLLMCLSCVPLTASYAFDSRGWAFGRPLCHFVPLIQAATVFASVLSLTAIAVDRYVVVAHPVRRRISVWGCGGVALGVWLLSLALAAPPSLHMRYLDLRRSGMDLVVCEEFWPGSARLRLVYSCFILVASYMIPLLSVTVSYCAITVHLRRHALPGEPSQCQQRWSQRRRKTFSLLVASVLAFALCWLPLQVLNLLLDLDPDFHIVGKRYVNVLQVCCHLVAMSSACYNPFIYASLHSKVRLHLQGYLCPCRHAVGGVPRGVTLLSHCASRNPATCLSLLSEATPAAAKETGPHPHHTHTRLDSSCV; translated from the exons ATGGAGGTGTTTCTGGAAGAGGACCTGATTGGGTCTAATGGCACTCATGCTGGCACCGCCCAGAACCAAAGTGGCCCATTAGACATGTTCTCTGGGATGGAGCTACTCCTTAGGTTCAAGCCCCTGTTCCTGCCTCTCTACTGCCTCCTGGTGGCCGTGGCTGGCGTGGGCAACTGCTTCCTGCTGGCCTGCATCATGGCAGACAAAAAACTCCACAACGCCACCAACTTCTTCATAG GTAACCTTGCAGCCGGGGATCTGCTGATGTGTCTGAGCTGCGTGCCGCTGACCGCCTCCTACGCCTTCGACAGCCGTGGCTGGGCCTTCGGACGCCCCCTCTGCCACTTTGTGCCCCTCATCCAGGCCGCCACCGTCTTTGCCTCCGTCCTCTCCCTCACCGCCATCGCCGTGGATCGATACGTGGTCGTCGCCCACCCGGTACGCCGCCGGATCTCTGTGTGGGGCTGCGGAGGCGTGGCGTTGGGGGTGTGGCTCCTGTCCCTGGCCCTGGcggccccaccctccctccacatgcGCTACCTGGACCTGCGTCGCAGTGGGATGGacctggtggtgtgtgaggagttCTGGCCCGGCTCGGCCCGCCTCAGGCTGGTGTACTCCTGCTTCATCCTGGTGGCGTCGTACATGATCCCCCTGCTGTCCGTCACCGTGTCCTACTGCGCCATCACTGTGCACCTGCGGCGCCACGCGCTGCCCGGGGAGCCCTCGCAGTGCCAGCAGCGCtggagccagaggaggaggaagaccttTTCTCTGCTGGTGGCCTCTGTGCTCGCCTTTGCCCTCTGCTGgctccccctgcag GTTCTGAACCTCTTGTTGGACCTGGACCCGGACTTCCACATCGTGGGGAAGCGCTACGTGAACGTGCTGCAGGTGTGCTGTCACCTGGTGGCCATGAGCTCTGCCTGCTACAACCCTTTCATCTACGCCTCGCTGCACAGCAAGGTGCGCCTGCACCTGCAAGGCTACCTCTGCCCCTGCCGCCACGCCGTGGGGGGCGTCCCCAGGGGGGTCACCCTCCTTTCCCACTGCGCCTCCCGCAACCCTGCCACCTGCCTCAGCCTGCTCTCCGAGGCCACCCCGGCCGCTGCCAAGGAGAcgggcccccacccccaccacacacacacacgcctggacaGCAGCTGCGTCTGA